tacaaattGCAGGAACCTTGTAGAGTCGGGCACAGCTTCGCTCAGCAAAATCTTCCCCTTCACGGTTGTCGTTATCAACGTCGAATGTGGAAAATGCAAGACCGTTGTGACTGAATAGTGAGTCACCAGCGTTGCCCAGGAACATTTTAGTGAAATAAAGACGATACTTATCGCTTTCCGGACCAATTCGGAAACCCTTATAACGGGCAAACCGTTTATTGCCACTCCAGTCTTCTAGGTTGATGGCTAgttcatattttttgttgtcatTACTGTTCGTCAGTGCCCACAAAAGGATGTTACCTATTTTCGTTCAAGGATAAATCTGGTAagtaaacatttaaaaattacttCGACAGTGTCGTGCACAAAAAACCTAGCCAGAATTCGCGATCAAAATCGCCAAAACCCAATTTGTAGTCCTCCCAGTTACGCATGAAGTTTTCGTGCGGCTCGACATCGTCTCTTACTTGAAATACCttttagtaatttttttttttttgaattcaaaagtgttgttttttttttactatttatgCTATTTATAGATTACCGTCCATCCACCGCCTTCGGACTCCTGGTCGCAATAAACTTTCCACGGACCTTGAACTATGTTAGGAGGATGAACGAGATACAGACCACTCTGCGACGCTTTCTGCGTTACCAAGATGTCGTGGCAGCTTTTGCCAACATTGAAAGATTCTagtaaatatatattaaaacATCTGTATAAGTCTTATCAACTATTTAATTTTGTATTTAACTTTCAGTGGGTACAGACCTGTGAAATCCAAAATGGGATTCTTGAGAGTAGTTCCAGATACGTTGACAGAAAGGATATCTCGAGGTGTGGGCACTCTGGTGTCGTGGCCGGACATGGCTCTGTGGATTGCCGAACGAACTTCCGCCATGGATAAACCTTCGCTGAAAGGTGTTCTTACACGTCCTTTATCCTattgttaaattttgtttaattctgTTGTTTCGCCTGAAAACTGGACGCGTACAACTTACATGAGAATCAACGGAGAGGACGCCATTCAGCATAGCGAAGAATCCAATCAACAACGAAATCGCAATTCGCCTGGCCGACATGGTGACGGCAACGAAACCTCCTAGGAagagttgatttttttttctctagcaACGATTCTTAAGAAGTGGAGTACGTCTTGCACTATGTGCAGCCAAGAGAAGTGTGAGGTTCACTGGATGGTAACTCGGTAGGTAAGATTCATTTATCGTAACTGTCGATCTGGCTAGCGGCGATGTTCCCGGCGAAACTTTGTCaactattcatttttttttcacgcgtAACGGGAACGTTTCATTTAGCCCAACAAGTGGTGGCTTTTTAGGCCCTGGGCACTTTTTTAAtgccttttcttgttttctagATATTAGTACAAACGGTTTAACGCAAAATcgatgtatttttttcttcttctagaTCTCactaaaacaattttttttttatagtctATTGACTATCCTGTTTGATCGTCTATTGTTGGGTATCCCGGCAGGTCGAGCAAAAAGGTCTCTTGCGTGTGGAACTATAGTAAGTATTTCCCTCATGGAGAAGTTGTAATGACTGTCGTAGAAAATTATAGTTTTGTTCCAAATTCCAGGTGGGATCCAGGTGAAAATACTAACGCCGTCACAATCGGTTTGTTATTATACAAATACCCGACTAAAGTCTTGTACCGCCTTCTAGTCGGAAACATCcggtatttctttttccttaatTTGTCCAATTAACCGAATTTCTAATACCGTACGTGTTGTAGGCACTACCGCTTAGTGACTTATTGTGAAGGTCGCAGCTACCAAGATCATTGGACGAGTTCGGACTAAAAATGATGATCTTGCCAGTTCTACTTGGAAATCGAACTTTATCTTCAAACACGAACTACGTGTCAGGTTAGTTTTTTCATTAATTGGTTTGGGTTGCGCATTTGAGGGGGCTTGTACAGTTTATAACTGAACTGTAATTGGTCATCTATTTAATGATTCAAAGTTTGTCTCGAAACGACAAACAGGTGGCAGGCCATTATTTCGTCGTTAGTTATTTCAACTTGACTTGCATTCTTAGCACTCTACGTTTTCCGTCCTCATCAATTTAGATTATCGTCAGTTGCTCTACACTCACAAGTAAAAACTTCAAAGCAGTTAATATCGCATGATTAATCAAATGTGATAGTGAAGAAGACACGTATAATAGGGATTTTCGTTAAAATTCTTGCGCCcatagacttttttttttcctctacattttaaaaactggTTAAGGATGACCCCAATGCGCGTTTCAAGGTGGAT
This genomic interval from Daphnia magna isolate NIES linkage group LG8, ASM2063170v1.1, whole genome shotgun sequence contains the following:
- the LOC116929311 gene encoding techylectin-5B → MSARRIAISLLIGFFAMLNGVLSVDSHDKGRVRTPFSEGLSMAEVRSAIHRAMSGHDTRVPTPRDILSVNVSGTTLKNPILDFTESFNVGKSCHDILVTQKASQSGLYLVHPPNIVQGPWKVYCDQESEGGGWTVFQVRDDVEPHENFMRNWEDYKLGFGDFDREFWLGNILLWALTNSNDNKKYELAINLEDWSGNKRFARYKGFRIGPESDKYRLYFTKMFLGNAGDSLFSHNGLAFSTFDVDNDNREGEDFAERSCARLYKGGWWYGNCHDSNLNGWYLGGPHRSFADGINWYTWSGYNYSLRRTMMRFRPQSENYTSTGPTIGISGPDSYSPMKPDSYLPMKGYRTVEESSSEQTDKVDSDPALNSTSNA